The genomic stretch CGTTGGCAATATTCAAAACGGCGCGCTAACAAAAAATTACGATATGATGATATCTGTTGACTGCGCCGACGAATTTCGCCTAGGCAAGTATAAAGATGTCTATTTGAAGCACGCCAACACGGTAAATATTGACCACCATATGACAAACACAAGTTACGCAAAACATAATATTATCAAGAATTTGTCAAGCAGCTGCGAACTTGTGTTTGGATTAATAAAATCTTTGAACATAAAGCTGAACGATGAAATCGCGCTTAATTTATATGTTGGTATTATTACTGACACGGGACATTTCACCCAAGCCAATACGACAAGCGGAGCGCACTTGGCCGCAGCTGAGTTAATCAAATATAATATTGATATTGAATACTTCTCCCAAAAGCTTTTCAAGGAAATATCAAAAGAAAAATTAATGCTTATTAAAGATTGCATAATGGACATGCGTTTTTTTAGTTCGGACAGGATTTCTTTGATTAGCATTAACCAAGCGTTGTTAAAAAAATACAATTTGGAAATGAACGAAACAGAAGGCATAATCAATTACGCCATTAATATCCAAGGCGTAATGATAGGCGTTTGTTTGACCGAAAGCGCAAAAAACGCATATAAAGTAAGCCTAAGGTCCAAAAAAGGCGTCAATATCGCCGATATCGCGGCGATGTTTGGCGGAGGCGGCCATTTGCAGGCGGCCGGTTTTATGATTAACGGTTCTTATGAGGATGTTATTGAGCGCATCATAAAAGAATGCGAGAAGGTGCTTGATCCTGTATGACAGGTTTTATAAATTTTCTAAAACCCCCAAAAATGTCTTCAGCGCAAGCTGTGGCTGCGGTCAAAAAGCTAAGCGCAGCCCAAAAATGCGGGCATATGGGAACATTGGACCCGTTTGCGTGCGGCGTGTTGCCAATAGCGCTGGGCAAAGCGACCAAATTATTTGATTATTTTATCCG from Clostridiales bacterium encodes the following:
- a CDS encoding bifunctional oligoribonuclease/PAP phosphatase NrnA, with protein sequence MINLKGIKNIALFTHIRPDGDALGSMNGLALALRKKGLKVDCYCDSEIPVILSFLPNVGNIQNGALTKNYDMMISVDCADEFRLGKYKDVYLKHANTVNIDHHMTNTSYAKHNIIKNLSSSCELVFGLIKSLNIKLNDEIALNLYVGIITDTGHFTQANTTSGAHLAAAELIKYNIDIEYFSQKLFKEISKEKLMLIKDCIMDMRFFSSDRISLISINQALLKKYNLEMNETEGIINYAINIQGVMIGVCLTESAKNAYKVSLRSKKGVNIADIAAMFGGGGHLQAAGFMINGSYEDVIERIIKECEKVLDPV